In Acidimicrobiales bacterium, the sequence GCCCGAGGTGACGGCGAAGCTCCTGCGGGCCGGGGTGCGCATCTACGAGGTGCCGATCTCGTTCGTGGGCCGGGAGGACGGCGAGGGCCGGAAGTACGAGCGGCGGGACACCTGGCGGGCGCTGCTGGCGCTGGTCCGGTACCGCTTCGCCCGCTCCGGTCGGCCGGGTTGAGCGCCGGCCACTCGCAGTCCGTGAGCGCCGTGTCCGTGAGTGCCGTGGTCGTGAACTTCAACGCGCGGGAGCACCTGCTGGAGTGCGTGCGCAGCCTGCGGGCCGAGGGCGTGGACGACGTGGTGGTGGCCGACAACGACTCGGCCGACGCTTCCACGTGGGCGCTGGCGTCGTCCGACCCCGACGCCCGCATCGTGGCCACGGGGGGCAACGTCGGCTACGGGACGGCGGCCAACCGGGGGGCGGCGGTCGCCTCCGGCGAGCTCCTCCTCGTCTGCAACTCCGACGTGGTCGTGGAGCCGGGCTCGGTGAAGGCGATGGCCGACGCCCTCGCCGCCGACCCCGCCGTCGCCCTCGTCGGCCCCCTGGTGGAGAACCTGGACGGGACCGTGTACCCGACGCCGCGGACGTTCCCGGACCTGGGCGTGGCGGTCGGCCACGCCTTCCTCGGGATGGTGGCGCCCGGCAACCGGTTCACCCGCCGCTACCGGATGCTGGACGCCGACCGCAGCCGGCCGGCGGCCGTCGACTGGGTCTCGGGAGCCTGCTTCCTCGTCCGCCGGACGGCGTGGGAGGAGGTCGGCGGCTTCGACGAGTCGTACTTCATGTACGCCGAGGACGTGGACCTGTGCTGGCGCGCCCACCGGGCCGGGTGGAAGGTCGCCTTCGAGCCCTCGGCCCGGGTGGTGCACGTCCAGGGCGTCTCCAGCGACCTGGCCCCGTACCGCATGATCGTGGAGCACCACCGGTCGCTCCTCCGCTTCTACCGGCGCACGACGACGGGGGCCAGGGCCGCCCTGGTGCCGGTCGTCGCGGCCGGGCTGGCGGTCCGGGCGGCGCTGGCCTGCGCCCGTCGCTCCGTGGAGAGCCTGCGGGCACGGTAGCTTCGACCTCATGGGAAAGGCTTCGAGCAACAAGAAGGTGGCGCGCGCCGCCAGCACCGGGGGAGGGCGCACCGCCCGCGGCGCTCGGCCCTGGGGGTGGTACGGCGCCATGAGCGTCGTGGTGCTGGCGGGCAGCCTCACCATCTTCACCAGCCGGAACGAGCGCCAGGCGGCGTCCAACCCGCTCAAGTCGGAGAAGCCGCGCCCGCCCGCCCAGAGCAAGAACTTCCCGGGCGACCACTGGCACGCCGCCTACGGGATCTACATCTGCGACGAGTTCGTCCCCGCCATCCAGAGCGACCGGGACCCCAGCGGCATCCACACCCACAACGACGGCATCATCCACATCCACCCCTTCACGCGGGCGGTGTCCGGGCGGAACGCCACCTTCGGGGTGTTCGCCGACACCGTCGGGCTCGAGGTGGGCAAAGACTTCATCGAGGTGCCCGGCGGCACGCGCTACGAGAACGGCGACACGTGCGAGGGCCAGGACGAGAAGGGCGAGCTCCAGGTCCTCCTCAACGGCGCCGAGCGCACCGGCGACCCCAAGAAGCTGCGCCTGCGCGACCGCGACGTGCTGGTGATCGCCTTCGCGCCACCCGATGCCGACATCCCCGAGGACCCGCCGTCGAAGAGCGGGCTCGACAACCTGAGCGACGTGTCGCCCGTGTCGAACCCCGAGGCGTCGACCACCGTCCCCGCCGGCACGGAGACCACCACGGCCACGTCGGCGCCCGCGGGCACCGACACCACCACCGCTTCCCCGGCCCCGGCCGGCACGGACACCACCACCGCCACCACCGCCGCCTCGACGCCCAGCCCCTCGCCGTGAGGGCCCTCGTCCTCGTCGGCGGCCAGGGGACGCGCCTGCGCCCCCTCACCCTCAGCGTGCCCAAGCAGATGCTCCCGGTCGCCGAGGTGGCGATGATCGAGCGGGTCCTGGCCCACCTCCGGGCCCACGGCATCGACTCGGTCACGCTGTCGATGGGCTACCGGCCCGACGCCTTCCTGGCCGCCTTCCCGGACGACCGCTGCGCCGGGTTCCACCTGGACTACGCCGTCGAGCCCGAGCCCCTCGACACGGCCGGCGCCATCCGCTTCGCCGCCCGCCACGCCGGAGTGGACGGGACGTTCGTGGTGGTGAACGGCGACGTGCTCTCCGCCGTCGACCTGGGCGCCCTGGCCGACTTCCACCGGTCGTCGGGCGGGGAGGGCACCATCGCCCTCACCCCGGTGGACGACCCGTCGTCGTTCGGCGTCGTCCCCACCGACGACAAGGGCCGCGTGACGGCGTTCGTGGAGAAGCCGCCGAGGGACGAGGCGCCCACCAACCTGGTCAACGCCGGCTTCTACGTCCTCGAGGCCGACGTGGTGGACCGCATCCCCGACGGCCGGCGGGTGAACATCGAGCGGGAGACGTTCCCTGCCATGGCGGCGCAGGGCGCCCTGTTCGCCATGGCCTCGGACTCCTACTGGACGGACACGGGCACGCCCGAGCTGTACCTGGGGGCCAACCTCCACTTCGCCGGCGACGGGGACGTCCCACCGGCGGCCGGTGCCCGCCGGACCGGCTCCGGGGCCTGGGTGCTGGGCGGGCCGGTCGTGGACGCCGACGTGGGCCCGGGCTCGCTGGTCGGCGACGCCGCCTTCGTGGGGAAGGGCTCCACCGTCCACCGCTCGGTGGTCGGCGCCGGCTCGCGGGTGGAGGCGGCCACCGTGGAGGAGTCGGTGCTGCTGCCGGGCGCCGTCGTACGCCCGGGCGCCGTCGTGCGGCGGTCGATCGTCGGCCCCGGTGCGGTGGTGGGCGCCGGCGCCGAGGTGGTGGGACTGTCGGTGATCGGTGAGGGTGCGCACGTCGACGGGGGCTCCCGGCTGGACGGTGCCCGCCGCGCCGGGCCATGAGGGCGCTCGTCACCGGGGGGGCGGGGTTCATCGGCTCCACCCTGGTCGACCGCCTCCTAGCCGAGGGCCACGCCGTCGACGTGGTGGACGACCTGTCCACGGGCTCGTTCGCCAACCTGGCCGACGCCCGGTCGGACCCGGCCTTCGACTTCACGTTCCACCGCCTCGACGTCCGCTCCGACCAGGTCACCGAGCTGATCGCCCGGCGGCGGCCGGACGTGGTGTTCCACCTGGCCGCCCAGGCCGACGTCCGGGTGTCCGTCGCCCGCCCCGCCTTCGACGCCGAGGTGAACGTCCTGGGCACCATCAAGGTGCTGGAGGGCGCCCGCCGGGCCGGCGCCCGCAAGGTGGTGTTCGCCTCCAGCGGCGGGACGATCTACGGCACCGTGGGCCCCGAAGACCTGCCGACCCGCGAGTCGCACCCCCAGCGGCCGGAGTCGCCCTACGGGGTCGCCAAGAAGGCGGCCGGCGACTACCTGGCCGCCTATCGCGAGCTGCACGACCTCGAGTTCACGGCCCTCGCCCTGGCCAACGTCTACGGGCCCCGCCAGGACCCCTACGGGGAGGCGGGCGTGGTCGCCATCTTCGCCTCCCGACTGCTGGCGGGAGAGGGGTGCACGATCTTCGGCGACGGCGACCAGACGCGCGACTTCGTCTTCGTGGACGACGTGGTGGATGCCTTCGTCCGGGCGGCGGACCGGGCCGGGGGGCTCCTGGTGAACATCGGCACCGGGGTGGAGACGTCGGTGAACGAGCTCTACGACACGCTGGCGCGTGCCGCCGGCGTCGGCGAGCCGGCGACCTACGCGCCGCCGCGCCCGGGTGAGCTGCTCCGCAACGCGCTGGATGCGGGACGGGCCGGCATCCACCTCGGCTGGAAGCCGTGGACGTCGATCGACGAGGGCTGCGCCGCCACCCTGGACTGGTTCCGCCGCCGGCCGCCGGCCTGACGGACGGTTCAGCGCCAGCGAGTCAGCGGAACAGGTCCTCCGACGGGGGGCGCACGACCTCGGTGCGCACCGAGGACTCCCGCAGCCAGGCGGCGTCCACGCCCCGCACGACGGCGGCGGGGATGCCCGCCGCCTTTCCCATGACCAGCTCGGCCGCCGATGCCAGCTCGTCCGCCACGCACACCTCGGTCACCACGAGCTCGCGCCCGGCGGCGTCGGTCGTTCCCCGCAGGTCGACCACGGCGGCCACCCCGGCGGCCCCGATGGCGACGTCGGTGAGCCCGCGGCGCCACGGTCGCCCGAAGGTGTCGGACACGATCACGCCCACCCGCACACCGGCCCGCCCGAGCAGCCCGTCGCGGATGCGGCGGGCCGAGCGGTCGGGGTCCACCGGGAGCAGGGCCGCCGTCCCCGCCTCGACGTTCGACCGGTCGACCCCGGCGTTGGCGCAGACGAAGCCGTGGACCGTCTCGCTGATGACCAGGTCGCCCCGCCGGCGCAGCACCCGCACCGACTCCCGCTCGACGACCTCCCTGGCCGCCGCCGCCCCCGCCTCGGCGCCGAGGCGCACGAGGCGGCCCTCGGCCTTGGAGACGACCTTCTGGGTGACGACGACCACGTCGCCGTCCTCGAGCTCCACGGCGGCGGCCAGCAGGTCGGCGAGCACGTCGCCCGGCCGCACCTCGGGGACGCCCGTCACCGGCAGGACCGTGAGGGGCCGGGTCACCGGCGCTTGCTCACCCGCCCACGACGACGCGGGCGAGGGCGGCCGCCTCGGCCGGGCCCTTCATCACCGTCGGCGCCACCACGCAGCGGATCCCCTCGGCCTCCACGGCGGGCGCCAGGGCGGCGTCGGCGTCGTCGACGACGAGGCGGGCGGCGTACGGCGCGTACAGCCGGGCCACGCCGACCACCGAGACCTCGTGGCCCAGGTCGGCCAGGAGCCGGTCGGCCGGTCCCCGCAGGGCGGCGCCGGCCACGATGGGGCTGACGGCCACCACGTCGTGGCGCCGGGCCCGCACGGCATCGGCCACCCCCGGCACGGCGAGCACGGGGGCGATGGACACGATCGGGTTCGACGGGCAGATCACGACCACGTCGGCGGCGGCGACGGCGGCGAGGACGCCGGCGGCGGGCGCCGACTCGTCGGCGCCCTCGAATCGCACGGACTCGACGGGCTCGACGGCCTCGCCGTGGCGGCGGCCCACGAACCACTCCTGGAACCCGATCTCCTCCGACGTGCCGTCGCGCGGGCCGGCCACGGTGATGCGGGTCTCTACGCGCTCGTCGCTCATGGGCAGCACCCGTACGGCGACGCCCCAGGCGGCGGCGATCTCGGCCGTCACCTCCGACAGCGTCGCCTGCTGGGCCAGCCGTTGGGTGCGGTAGAGGTGGGTCGCCAGGTCGCGGTCGCCAAGGCGGAACCACGTCTCCCCGCCGTAGCGCTCGAGCGCCTCCATGGTCGTCCACGACTCGCCCGCCAGGCCCCAGCCCCGCTCCTCGTCGTTGGCGCCGCCCAGCGTGTAGACGACGGTGTCGAGGTCGGGGCTGACGTGCAGCCCGTGGAGGATCACGTCGTCCGCCGTGTTCACCACCGCCGTGATGTCCGACGGGGGGACG encodes:
- a CDS encoding glycosyltransferase family 2 protein yields the protein MSAVSVSAVVVNFNAREHLLECVRSLRAEGVDDVVVADNDSADASTWALASSDPDARIVATGGNVGYGTAANRGAAVASGELLLVCNSDVVVEPGSVKAMADALAADPAVALVGPLVENLDGTVYPTPRTFPDLGVAVGHAFLGMVAPGNRFTRRYRMLDADRSRPAAVDWVSGACFLVRRTAWEEVGGFDESYFMYAEDVDLCWRAHRAGWKVAFEPSARVVHVQGVSSDLAPYRMIVEHHRSLLRFYRRTTTGARAALVPVVAAGLAVRAALACARRSVESLRAR
- a CDS encoding NDP-sugar synthase is translated as MRALVLVGGQGTRLRPLTLSVPKQMLPVAEVAMIERVLAHLRAHGIDSVTLSMGYRPDAFLAAFPDDRCAGFHLDYAVEPEPLDTAGAIRFAARHAGVDGTFVVVNGDVLSAVDLGALADFHRSSGGEGTIALTPVDDPSSFGVVPTDDKGRVTAFVEKPPRDEAPTNLVNAGFYVLEADVVDRIPDGRRVNIERETFPAMAAQGALFAMASDSYWTDTGTPELYLGANLHFAGDGDVPPAAGARRTGSGAWVLGGPVVDADVGPGSLVGDAAFVGKGSTVHRSVVGAGSRVEAATVEESVLLPGAVVRPGAVVRRSIVGPGAVVGAGAEVVGLSVIGEGAHVDGGSRLDGARRAGP
- a CDS encoding NAD-dependent epimerase/dehydratase family protein, whose amino-acid sequence is MRALVTGGAGFIGSTLVDRLLAEGHAVDVVDDLSTGSFANLADARSDPAFDFTFHRLDVRSDQVTELIARRRPDVVFHLAAQADVRVSVARPAFDAEVNVLGTIKVLEGARRAGARKVVFASSGGTIYGTVGPEDLPTRESHPQRPESPYGVAKKAAGDYLAAYRELHDLEFTALALANVYGPRQDPYGEAGVVAIFASRLLAGEGCTIFGDGDQTRDFVFVDDVVDAFVRAADRAGGLLVNIGTGVETSVNELYDTLARAAGVGEPATYAPPRPGELLRNALDAGRAGIHLGWKPWTSIDEGCAATLDWFRRRPPA
- the cofE gene encoding coenzyme F420-0:L-glutamate ligase — translated: MTRPLTVLPVTGVPEVRPGDVLADLLAAAVELEDGDVVVVTQKVVSKAEGRLVRLGAEAGAAAAREVVERESVRVLRRRGDLVISETVHGFVCANAGVDRSNVEAGTAALLPVDPDRSARRIRDGLLGRAGVRVGVIVSDTFGRPWRRGLTDVAIGAAGVAAVVDLRGTTDAAGRELVVTEVCVADELASAAELVMGKAAGIPAAVVRGVDAAWLRESSVRTEVVRPPSEDLFR
- the cofD gene encoding 2-phospho-L-lactate transferase — protein: MLTALAGGVGAARMLRGLAGVVPPSDITAVVNTADDVILHGLHVSPDLDTVVYTLGGANDEERGWGLAGESWTTMEALERYGGETWFRLGDRDLATHLYRTQRLAQQATLSEVTAEIAAAWGVAVRVLPMSDERVETRITVAGPRDGTSEEIGFQEWFVGRRHGEAVEPVESVRFEGADESAPAAGVLAAVAAADVVVICPSNPIVSIAPVLAVPGVADAVRARRHDVVAVSPIVAGAALRGPADRLLADLGHEVSVVGVARLYAPYAARLVVDDADAALAPAVEAEGIRCVVAPTVMKGPAEAAALARVVVGG